The sequence below is a genomic window from Haliaeetus albicilla chromosome 25, bHalAlb1.1, whole genome shotgun sequence.
CGCTCCCTGTGACAAGGGTTTTCCAGGATTATCGTGCCACCCTGGATGCTGTGTCACGGTACTGGGACCAGCTGCGGTCCTCTGctgaaaaatataataatttaattGGTGAAGAAGGCCAGTATTGGGGTGCCCTGGCCAAGAAGAGCTGGGGAGAGCATGCTGGAGTGTCAGAAGCTTCCCTGCAGCATATGTTGCGCTCGAGCATGGAAATGGGAGCAAAGGGAGGCATTGGGAAAAACTTGCTGTTGAGCTGGAACTGTGGCAAAAATACTTCGAGTATTTTTTGAGATACGACCTTTTTTGGGTTGTTATTTCCTTCTTAGTAAATGCCggtgttttatttttgtctagATGTTTCAAGGGGAAATAAGCTTAAACTGATGCTTCAGAAACGCGAAGGTAAGTAAAGAGACAGCAAAGTGCTTtcccttatttttcctttgaggCAGTTGCTGCTATCGGTCAAAGCGTTGTCCCTCTACCTCCGGCTccaagcaggcaggcagaggagcagcgTACAACACCCCGTTCAAAGCCGGTAGCTCACAGCCGCTCTCGCTACGTACTGAACCAAAACCTCCGCACGTACGGAGCCTGTGCCTGCGTGTCCGTTTGGGACTCGGAATTGGCGAGGCTGGAGGCTCTACTTACCGCAGCCCCCTCCAAAAACCAAGCTTCCCAGCCTCAGGCAGCATGCCTATGTTTTGCTCTGCGCAGCGTATAGCACCTACCTTTTCCAGCACATGCACGGCAGCCGTGGCATTTATCTGGTTTATTCTGGGAAGTCACAAGCTTTTCCAAGGAATTACAATGCACGGAAAGACTGCTGGCTCAGGTGCAGAGAAGAAAACGTGCAAAGCGGGCTTGCTCGCGATGCTTTCACTTGTTCCCTTTGTTCTCTTGGCCCCTTCTTGGAAGACCGCTTTCTACGCAGTCCAGCAGCAGTCCACGTGTTTGTTCAGGTCCCCTGGTGAGAGGGACCATCCAGGAGAAGGCTTTTGGAGCCTGCAGACAACATGGCCTAGACCAGGAAGAGCTGCAAAGCCTTGAATTGGTGATGGAGGGAGCACGCAGCCCCTTAATTCCAGCCTCGCTCCCCTTTTCCAGTTGCGCGCTAAAGCGAGCGGGCTAAGTATGCAGTACTGGTTCCCTCGCTGGCAGCATCCCACGTGTGAGGCTCATTCACACGGCATTTGTTCAGCTGTCCCGCTTCCCAGTAATAACACCCAGCTCCAGCACACTGGGAGTTATCGGTTTCCAGCTCATCACTGCAGGGCAGCCTGCCGTTTCCCACTCTTCCCGCGACAACTCATCCATCACTTTTACCTCTCGACTCTCCTGCCCGCTGCAGTCCTTTGCCTCCCCCGTGAGTCTGCCCGGCTCCTGCTTCAATGGTTTTCACATCTCCGCCTGACTTCCCTGTCTGCTCCAGCCTCTTCCCTCGCATCCTCCAAAAATACCCATCGGCACCCGGGTTCTTGGTCTCTCCCTCATTGCAGTGAACCCCCTGAAGCCAAGACATTCCTCCTACTCGTGCTTCTTGTTTCACAGGATGACCAAACATCCTACCACGTTTTATCATTTCTATGCACAGCGGGGGGCTAGCCAGTCCTCACATCCATACCCTTCCGAGGTACACCTCCCTTCACCAGCTTGTTACTAGTGTTACTCCAGCTTCTTCACGCTTTTTAACTCCACCTCACATCTTCATTCCCATTTCTGCAACAGCAGCACACAGAGGCCGGTCTCCTGTTCTCTCCACAAAGCACAAACGCATTGTGTATATGCTCCTTGAGgttgggtttatttatttaaatacctCACTTAGCTTCTGTCCTTGAGCTCAGAAGAGCTTTTTGAAAATCCAAGAGAATGAGGGCAGCTGAGAAATCCTATTACACCGATGATTGCTGGGTTTATTACTGTTACTGCTGCTACATGCGTCGGGCTGCCAAGCACAAAGGTGATGGCATAATACAAGAAGCATTTTCTTACTTGCTGCAAGCCGTACGCTTCAGGCTGACTAAAAATTTCCTGGCATGCCTtttttctggggggggggtggggggggaattaATTTCAGCCCCTGTTGCCACGAAGCCCGAGGTGTCAGTGAAAGAAGCGGTGGCCAAGGAGTTCCTAAGCAGCCTGAGACGGCAGAGGCGTCAGCTCTGGGACAGAAGCCAGGCCGACGTACAGCAGTGGTACCAGCAGTTCCTCTACCTGGGATTCGACGAGGCGGTGAGCATAAGGCTTTCAAGGGTTGGTAAAGCTTTAGAATACACGGCTGCGAGCATGGATGCACAGCCACGGGGGCACCCGGGGAGAAGCTACCTGGCTTCTGTTCACAGATactgccatttctttttttttttttaaagtagcaaaTGTTGCACAGAAATATAAGCTCCGTTATTTGTTAGAGATTCCTGCGTTGTTAATCGAAAAAAAGTGACATCAAAATCTCATGTGGAGCTCTTGCCTGCTACTGGACTTCAGCTTAATGAATTGCAACCAAAGTTTGCTTTGAGAAATAGGTGGCCAGACCCAAAGCAATCAATCGTAtttcaggaaattaatttgGCAGCCTCAACCTAAtcaatttgttttttaacatgGTGAGAAATCCACACCATGCTGGCCCTGACTGGCACTCCTCAGTGAAACTGCACTAACATTACCCACGAAATGCAGGCACGTGCCTCTGTGGCACGGGCAGCTCCTGACCATTGCGAGCGCTGGCAGCTGTGCCTCCACTCTAAATGTGAAAGGAAAACCCTTCAATAACATGCAGCCAACCTCCCTTCAAATGAGGaggatacattttttttaaaaaagttaatttggAAGAACACTGGAGTGGAATCAGGAGTTCCCAGCTCTGCTAAACAGATGCTGAAATAGGCAAAATAGGGCGAAAAATGTGCATTTAGTTGCAGTTCCACATGTAGAATAATTTCTACGTTAATAAGAGGTAAAAATAGTTATAGATGTTGAATTCTTGGCTTCTGTCAGCTGTGTGAATATGTTTAATGTGATTGCATTGGCACAGGCAAACTGGAGTACATTTTGGGCCTTCATGCTACGTGGATTGCTTAGAAGATGAATGCACTCATTTTCAAAGCTGGaacaattagaaaaataatcctttgCTTGAACTGAAATAATGAAGGATACATTTTTTTGTATCCTCCCGGACATTATGCAGATAAAAGTGACTTTTTAACAGCATGGCTATATCCTCCCTCCCCCAATAGGAAtaggaaaaatgggaaaagtggTTTTATGCATCAGAAACTGAAGACTGGGGGCAAATACCAAGAAGTAAGTAATAAGGACAAACCATGCACATAAGATGAATTCTCCTCTGAGTTCCTGTGTGCAATTCAAAAACTGAAATGAGGTCTGTTGTGGGATACAATGAATCCACTTAGTAGGTTTTCTTGGGTATTAAGACACAGTTTTAACAATGAAATAACTGTTTGTTCCAGCAAAGGACTTGGGCCATACTTACCCATTGTGtattttgcaaaacttttttttcaaatctcagccaaaaatatttccaaagagTCATTCAGATGGAAAGGCTTTGGCTTGGCAAGTATTTGATATCCTTGCACAcagtttttcctctgctgttgtGAGCAGAATTGAACTGCTTCTTGCGTTTCCATAGCTAGAAGGCTGCACTGTACCTTCGTTTTTACCATGCAAAATGGGAGCGAAAGATCACAGGCATAAAACAAAAGCCTGTTGCACCTACTTTGCAGTCAGGGACATCGTAACTAAAGGCACGGGGCAATGGAGAACCAAACCTTTAAAGTGCAAAACAGTGACATGTTTTTGTAGTTCACCATTGAAAAGGTAATAGAAATATTAAAGGTGCTCAGTGCACGTTTCAGTTGCAGGCGCTCTTGATTTAAGCACCTGACAGTAGGCAGAGGGGGCAGGTCCCAGGTGGGGCTGGGCAGGACAATTCCTGCACTCCGGACCCTGATAATCCCATAGAAGAGGTAGGTACAAGTCACAAAACCCCTCAGATCTAAAGATCTCGTTTTGACAAATACGCAAAGGATCTGAATTTCCAAAAGAGAACCTCTTGCACCACTTCTGTTTCACTCTCTTCGTTGTAAAGTTCCAGGCTTggaaagcaagtattttttttttttggcagaaattTGAAGATGACATCTCCTACTGGACAAGCTTAGGGCGTGCTCGTAATGAATACTATGGTGGATACTACCAACACCACTACGATGAAGATTCCCCAATTGGCCCACGAAACCCGCACACCTTCAGGCACGGAGCAGGTGTCAACTATGATGATTACTAATGCCATTTATCTTACTATAGCTGGTGCCTATAGGGCTGCATTGGGCAAGGCTGAGCCCTCCCTCAGTCAGAATGACCCTGCTTTCCTTCTATTCATGTAAAATAGCAAGAGTAAAGGAACTGCCAGATTTGAAGCAAGCAACatgaaggtttttttaattatcattaCTTAGTAGTACACTATATATAAAGTGCTatagaaataaagcttttttgataaaataaaCAGGTTGCCATTATTTAGTAGAGTTTGTAACAGCAAGTTTCATTCCAACTGTATTACTACAGATTCCTTTTCAAAGGGCTTTTCCATTTGCTCTCCTACAATCAAttgcaaaattacattttatcaTCTAGTTTGGCATCTAGAATACGTAATATAAGCCAACACATTTCAGATGTGCCTGCTCATTCAGGTTTGTGTCAACAAATAAATCCTATTATTcttggagagaaaagaaaaaaaaccattccTCTCAACTGAAGAAGTGCTGCCTTGTTGCCTCCTCTGCTATTTCCATACCTACTGTGCACAGCCCTCCAGACCTGAGTGACGTGGCACTTCTAGTGCCTGTTGGGGCAAGGACACAGATGTTCACAAAAGCTAAATTCAGTGCAGAGGAGCTCAGCTCCCTGCAAAGCCTGTGAAAGGAAAGGATTCTCCAGGGAAAGGGCTCCGTGCAGCAACCTGCCGTCAGAAGTAATCGCCCAGACGCAGAGCATCTAACCCGAATGGCTGCAACCCCTCCCAGGCACGATAACCCAAAGGTTATCTTTAACGAATACTCCCCTTTGTGGCCTTTCCACTTAGCTGCAAGCTTTCAGTCTGGAATAAAATAACAAACTAAGCTATTTAAAATGAGGTTAGTATCAGACAGTATCCAACGCAGTCCCCAGACATAATTTCCTACCGTGAAGTTCCCTCTATCCCCAATTCAAACTGGAATCTAGACACATCAACATGTATCAGACACTAGGCATTTGTTAACGAAGTAGAGTGGATTAAAGGGGGGGTTGGTTGGTGGGGTTGCATGTGTTAAGAACCCCAAAATACAACCAACTTTTCTGCCACAGCAACATCAGCCATGTCGCTGCTTCTCTCCTGTTACTCTAAAGTCCTCAGGCAGACCTAAGCCTGGGAGGGAGATTTCAGCTGTCCAGGCTTCAGGAGGAGCTTGGTGGGGGAAAGCCCTGCTGGAGCTTGACAAGCACTGAGGATGAGGAAGGGGCAGGTGAGGAAGGCTGGCTGCTCCATGACTTCTGGAGCTGAAGAATCGGCATAAAAAGAGAGATGAAATGCATACTGCAAACTCTAGCAGTCAGAGAAAACAGCATGGACGCTTTAGCTGTCTGTCACCTAAAGCTTACAAAAAATTTCCAAAGCATGGATCATGGTAACACCATTCTTTACACTTCACTTACTTCTTTCTTAACTCTGAGTGTATTTCCTAATCTTTCACTTAAAGCCCCCGCTGTGTGATGGACTGGTGTCCAGGAGAGGCAGTCCAGCACTATCCCGCTCCCTGCAGCAACCCTTCCAGGTTTTTGCCGAGGGAGCCAAATTGAACAAACACGCTAGTCGCTTCTCCTCTGCACGCACAGATACGCGCTAGCCTAACGTGCTCCAAAAACTCAGCTTTCCCCTAGGTTTTGGAGCATTTGCTCTTAGTGGAATCCTTGCCAGTTTAATCGGTTTAAACTGGCGTATTTCCTTGGTAGAAGACCCTTTATTCCAAATACAGAATAATCATATTCTAAGTCAAGCACACACTCTTTTGCACAGTTGGAAAACACCTATTCCTAGAAGAATACTTTCATTTTGTGTCCTATCAAAAAAATGCACCGAATTTGGCAATGTTTGAACATGCTGATAATTTCCATCATTTCCCAGAATATAAAACAACTGGGAATTCAGACCTGCTGAataaggaagaattaaaaaaagtgcTGTAAATAAATACCATCCCTCCCTAGGCCATGGTAAACTGTGTCCATTCCTGCAGGCTGACTCACTCCAGCAGCTTTCTGTGCCTTGCAGACTCACAACAAACTACAATCTCTCTCTTTTGGATtgtcttaagaaaaaaaaaaatcttttccattaCTTTGTGCTGCACGCTGAAGCTTCCCACcatgtactgggtctggctgggatagagttaagtTGCTTCATAACAACATGTATGGTGCTGTGGTTTAGATTTGAGAGTAAACCAGTGTTGATAACCCAAcatataaataatatttcagttattgctgagcagtgcctgCACAGCATCGAGGCCTTCTTGTTTCCCACGCCGGCCCCCAGCAGGTAGGCTAAGGGTGGGCAAGagcttgggaggggacacagctgggacagctgacccaaaccgACCAATTCCATACCATATAATGTCTTGGTTGGCAATAAAAGCCGAGAAGAGGAACAAGGGGGTGGGGGTTTTGTCTTTTAGGGTAGCCATTGCTCAGAGAGTGGCCAGGCATCAGTCTGCTGGTCAGTGCCCTTTGCATCACGTTTTTTTTCACCcccttctttccttcacttattaaactaCTCTTAACTCCCAAGTTTGCTTacttttgctcttcctatttTTTCCCGTCCCATTGGGATGGgaggagtgagcagctgtgggTACTTAGCTGCGggctggggtcaacccaccacaaagcAATAGCTCTGAGGGGAGGGCACCTTCCCGCTTGCAGAGGGGTCCACCTGATTTGAAGTGCAGCAGTTGCAATGATGCAGaagtagaatcatagaatcatttaggttggaaaagaccttcaagatcatcgagtccatCCATCAAGTACATGCAATAAGCTACAAAGAATGCAAGCAGGTATGAGCCATCACAGGTTTgagcaaaaggaggaaaacttaaaaacaaaattgttaAATACGGACAGAGTGCTTCAAAGTTAACTACATTAACAAGTTAATTTCCTTTGACTATCCCTgtcccaaaacacacacaaaactgtGCGCCCCCTCCCAGCCTTTCTATTCTGCTGTGCAGACAGCACAGACCACTtcacatcatcatcatcatcaccatccCCAGCCATCCTGGCACTGACATCACGTAACCTCTCCTGCAAGACAGAAGAGCAGCCATTGTTCATTGTGGCTCCCTGCAGAACAAGAACTGCTTGGCCCCAGTCCAGCGCTTCATGTTTCAAGACCCGACGCTGCCACATCCCCATTTGCGGGTGTCAGCCAGGCAAGTCCAGTGACCGGACTGATAGGGCAgtcctgcctcctctgctgATAATACCTGCCAGGTAACCCTTCTGTCAAAGCATGGAAGTACTACTGCCGTGCCCCCCCCAGACACTCTCGTATACACCCCCAAGTCTCGACAAATTTTTCTCTCCAAATCCAGtgtcttcagcagcagccttaaatacatgttttcttttttggggggggggacttCATTCCCTTTAAGTTCCTTTTTGTAACACAAACACATTGGGGATGGGTGATTGGGCATTTTTATCCCAGGACTGTTTCCCAGGTGGAAGATGGAGGTTTCCTTGCTCAAAACAGCTTTCTCTGCAAAGGGGTGGACAAAGCCCAGATTGTTGTGCTTGACTTTGATAGCACTTAAGGCTACCCCCCAGTTCCCTGCGGCTTCATGTTTTGGACCTTCCAGCTGCTTCAGCTGTGGCATGGATCAGGGCATTCAGTATCACCCTCCTTGCTGAAGAGCATGTCAAACTAgggaaaaaatagcaagaaTGGACCAGCTGTTGGTTGTTCCAGGCTATAAATGGCAACAAGGTGGACAAAAAGTTGTTGCCATGTTTGCTATTATGGAATAGGCAagtgagagaaggaaagggactGGGAAAAGGAATAGAGAACCAGAGTCTGTGATCCAAGCACAGGCAAATGTTCACAGCAGAGCAATTATGGATTTGTGCTGGTTAcattcccactgatttcagggAAGGCACGTATGGATGTTAGGGCTAGCAATGTTGAGTACGTACTTCCCTTGCAATTAACAAAGCATCTTCTTCCTATGGACAGGTCTTCTCCGATCAGCCTCTAACAACCTTTATGGACTTCTTGGCCTCAAGTAGCATTAAACTTAATACTAATAAGACTGGGGACTAGCTCAATCCATCACACTAATCAAAGCCCTGCTTTGCCCTCTGTAGCCTGTTCTCCAAGGCTAAGGAATTTGTGCAATTGTGTTTGACTTACCCCTCATCCTTGCCTCTTTCTCTCAACTTTGAAACTAAATTCCAACCCTGATGAAAGTGAAagttttttcaaatatattacatttctaaaaaattattgaaaaaaatagatgaCAGAGACATTTGTAAATGCCCAGAGGGCAGTGAACTCACTGGCTACTAAACCTGCCGGAGTCTATATAGCTTAAGAGAAGCTGCAAACACCCTAGACACAGGAAGACTGTCAGATCATGATCTCCCCACATAGCAAAGAATCTAAATTAAAGATAGACATGAGGCTTCTCTAGACTATACCTTCACGGAActacttaaaataaattaggTCTGCAAGCCCCACTGTAGCTTGTCTGTAGACCAGCAATGTGGTTTACAATGCTTCTGAGCAGCCTACAtatagaaataaagcaaaagtacatcatgtttaaaaacaaataaaatttagaacaaaatacaaaccaaaaaaattacaatgcaTTCTGTTCAGGCATGAAAATGAGAACATGTCTCAGCTTCATTTACTCCTCCCAAGTCCTATGTTTCCAAGCTTTCAGTGCTGTACTCCACTGCCCTCCATCAAAAGTGGCTCTTCTGGAGAGACAGCAGCTGTTTCTTGCCTGTGACTCCCTGCAACCTTGATGCCCCTTTCTCCTTACCGAGATGTGTAACCCCAGATGGGAGCAGAGAGCACCAACATGCAAACCCTCACCTGTCTTCTCAAAGACTCGGTGCAGACCAGACCAAACTTGAAATTTCCCCAGACTTTCAGTCTTGAGCACCAGCCGACTCTGTTTTAACACCCACAATTCATGCCTTTCGAATCAGCCAGAAGGCCAGTCACCGGCTTCAAACACAAAGGGCAACAGCtgcctcagctgctgcttctggaagACACTATTTAGAAAGAATACAGGAGCTGAACCAGGAACCTCTGAAGCAAAAGCCAAAAACAGTACAAGGCAAGTAGCAAATCAATACGGTCTGTCACTCAGGCCCAGTGGGAAGCATGCTACATACTCACAGATGGGTTGTACTGGTACCAGCCATTTGCCCTCTCCCCAATTCGCTCCTTTTATGAAGGATGTCAGGCTGTGAAGTAAcctaaaaagcttttaaattcaTATCTGTAGTATCCAAACATTGACATcctgagggattttttttttttttttgaaaatgcacaTTTTGTGCTAGTCTGCAGAAGCACATGTGTTCCAGTATAGTTTATGTATTTTGCACTGAAGTCATTGgattaaactgaaaaacagcCCTGGAAGTATCAGCTGGCACCCACAGCTCCCATTTACTCTCAATGGCTGCTCTAAATGCTGGACTAGGGTTGCACCCTTGTGCACCACCTCTTCACAGATGCTTTGGCATCCAATGGCACAGTTTGCACAAGGAGTAAAACATAAGGAGAAAGAGCACCTTTCCCCAAATACGATCTAGAGCTCAAGGGTTAAAAACACCGTGTTGGGAGCTGATTAACAGTTCTCACCACAGAACTATTAAAGCAGGGGGCACTACTTTCACATACGTCCAGCTGTGGTTTTGAGTACAGAGAGAAGCTGTGCTTCGAGAGCGTATCAGTAATAATAGGTTACAGTCACATTTGGAGCAGGCGCACCACGGTGTACTTTTCAGGCAATTTAATACGGAATAAATGCCCAGATCGAGTACCTAGAAAAATGcttcaaacaaaaagcagacCTCAAGCTG
It includes:
- the ECRG4 gene encoding augurin — translated: MPLPCPRGALPGAAFLLLVFLPLLCTAPDVSRGNKLKLMLQKREAPVATKPEVSVKEAVAKEFLSSLRRQRRQLWDRSQADVQQWYQQFLYLGFDEAKFEDDISYWTSLGRARNEYYGGYYQHHYDEDSPIGPRNPHTFRHGAGVNYDDY